The genomic DNA TGACCTCATGTGAAGCCTATTTCTGTTCACTGATGGAGACTCAGAAAAGCTTAAAGGCTAGGTAGATAAAATTTGTCAATATCTCAATAGCTATGTTGTAACCAGAAATTTTGAGAGTTCTCACACCCTTAAGGATGGGATAAGGGCATTCTTACTGGAATAAAGGTACAGGGTACAGAGAATGAGGGGAACTCGATTTAGAGTTTCTTTAAGCGGAGCCCCATGAGATAAGTGTAGACAGATATTTGACAACATCTGATGGATTCAGTGGGCAGCCTTTCCCAGGAGGATGACTTAGAGGCTGGTGCCCATGCCTCAGAAAGCCTCAGCAATGAATGTGATTCTTATGTGATTCTTAATCACCCTCCTTCAAGCTGAGGGACTTCTGTGATCTCTTATGTCCGTAAACAACCTCCCAAGTTCCCAGAAACCCAAAGAGTGATTGTAAAGGTCATCCATAATCACTGCTTTTCTCCTTGCTTCCAAGTCAGCCTCCTTCAGAGGCTTCTTGGGTCCTCCTTATCCatagctgctccaccctccctcacTTCCCTGGTCACTCCTTCTGTTGTTGCCAAAGTTCTCACCTGTAAAGCAGGTTCTTCATGAAAGTCATAGAAGgtgtttttcaaatattctttcaacaaatacattGAGCTACTATGCACCATCAGTTATTCTATGTATTGGTGATTTAAGAAAAACAATCCAAAGAAGGAAAATGGTTTCCTGGGATTATATATCCTATAGAGTAGGAGATAAGTAGAATGAACAGGTAAATCAGTCAGCAAAAACATTCATCTATTATTATTTTCCGTGGGGAAAATTAGTATCTTGGTGTTAATGAGACACAGTTATATAAGTAATGATTTCTTTAAGAGGATTATATTTGAGCTGGGGCCATAATGACATGAAGATGTCTGCCATGGAAGATATTAGGAAAGTAAGCTACTGGAAATTGGAATGGCAAACGCAAAGCTCTAAGGCaggaaaacatacacacacacacacacacacacacacacacacacacacacacacacacaacatacttGGCATGTTAGAGAGATAAATAGTGGGTCATGGGGTTTATAGGTAAATAGTATAGTGTGACCAGAGATCATGTTACAGAGGCAGCACATGCTTGATTTCTTTTAGATTGTCTTAGAGGTGAGGAGTAAAACACTATCAGAAAAATTTAATTATGATAATAGCACCGTTTCAAAAATGCCCATTGCTCTCACATGCTGACTGAGTGACTGGTTGCCTGCTGGGGTAAAAGGTTTAGTGCCATGAATAGCTTCTGTTTATTCTGTTATAGGGTGTGTTGAGAGGCTATCAGGCTCAGAGAAATCAGGGCTGGTGACAGCCTGAAACTATGATAATCACTGTTCTCTCATCCCTATTGTAGACATATGAGGCCAAATTAGAAGGTAACTCATAGGACAGACTCTAAACAATGTATGGGGACAATAAAATGCATAACAGAGTCAATTTTGCCAAAACATGGCACTCTAACTTCTAAAGTATGAAGGTCTCAAGACTTGATATGACCCAAGGCCTTAAGGTCAAAACTCCCTAAGCAACCTAGCAATGACTCCCTCAAGAGTGATTAGTTAATGCTGTTCCCATAGGAGGGTGCCCGGGTCAGTACATGGCATCTTCTTGGTAAACTCACCCAGGCTGGGTGCTTTCAGTCACCTGCTGCCACCCCTAGCCTTATAATCCACCCCAGCTAATTTGATACTATGTCCTCCTCATTCTACATTTGCTCATCCTTCAGTTCTTGCAGATCTCACTCTTTTTCTTGGGTTTAGCCATTATCTCAGTTCCCCTGAATTAGCAACTATGTTTAGCCTTTGCAATTTTCAATTCATTCTGTATAGTATACATTAATCAGATTGCTTTTCCCCCAATCCTATTCTTTGAGTCATTTAAAGTTCTAAGAATATGTTGTTCACTTTTGCCCATAGCATAGtaatacctttatttttatattgaagagCTTGCATGATCTGGTTCTTCCTAAAACTCCACCTATGTCTTTGTATCTCCTCTACTTCCAGGGAAACATTTTCATACAAGTCAGCAAGCTCAGCTTACAGGTTTTAGACTGTGAGCCTTTGTTAGTATCTTCCCTCCTCCATGAGATCTTGGTCATTCTTCCCCCAGAAATTCACATAATATCCTAACTCTAACTTTATATTAGTGCATGCCATGTTCAATCAGAAGGTAATGCACCATGATTTCATCTCTTAGCCTTAGCTCCCCAGTAAAACAGTGGAAACCTTCAGGAAGGAGCAGACTGTTGTTGGTTCACAGAGGTTTTTTATGGAAAGCTCCCAGCCATCTCTCAGTTCATGCTCTCATGTTCAATTCAATTTCACAGGACATATGACAAGTTAGTTGATTCAAAACACACATTAGAGTAACTGAAATAGTAAACCTAGCCTAGAACTTGGATCCctacaaaattttgtttttttaaaactcaattcTGACATATACCACAAGTCTACTTTGCTTTTTCTCAAGCACTACttacccttccttcctttccttctacaGTAATTCTTTGCCACACATCCCTGTAAGGCCCTACCCATTTAAGTAGCCTTTTCTCCACCCCAGAGAATTTCTTCCCCATCTTGGCATCCTCCCAGACCCTCTGGAATCTTCCCATAATGTCCACCTTCCTTTGATGAGTTCCCACACACTTCTCAAaggaactttttttccttcctgtaacTCTTCCCACCCCTCAGCCAATCAACTTTCTCTTCTTTAACACAAGAATAAAAGATGAAGAAGATAAAATAGTAATTTTTGGTGATTGAATAGAATGtactttattaaagaaaaacttcTTTCAAGGCCAAACCCCAGTGCCCATGTAAGAAGGAGGATGTTGGGGATACAGAAGGGTACTGGCAAGCTGGACAGAGGACTCAGTGGTACTTGTGGGCCAGGGCATTGGCAACACCAGCTACCAGCTTCTGCCAGGAAGCCTGCACATCAGGGGTGAATTCCCTGCCGAAGTGAGAAGCCAGAACAACCACCAGCACGTTGCCCAGGAGCTGTTAAGTGAAAGACAAAATGACAGGCATGTTGAGTAGAAGTTTCCAAAaagaattgcataaaaaaaatagCTTCATAGTTACACTCCTTGTCAGTTCTGCCCTTGAACTACTACAATGGCTGTGCTTACCCAATAAACTCAGATAAGATAGTTCCTAAAGCCAATTTATTTTTATGAGTCCTCCATTTAACATTCGGCCTACATATATCCCCACCTTCTTTGCATTTCACCATTTGTATTTGAATCTCTTCCAACCTCTCTCTTTTACCAATTGTCTAATTCTTGTGATCATAGGATTTCAGAGCCACATGGGTTCTCAGAGGGACTGTAAACTCTCCAACCAATGCAGGGACAGACTTCCACTTTCTCACAGTGCTGACAGGTAATTTCATATACATCAGggaagttgtatttttatttgagaCAATCTGTCTAAAGATTTTCCCCCAAATCTCTTCCTAATCTTCTGTCATCAAGGACCACATAAAATAAGGCACTCTGCTTCCTTGAGACAGGACTTCATCTACCAAGAGCCTCACTGCTTTCCTCCTTGACGAAGCCTGCTACTCTCTGATGTTATTCTGTAGGATAAATACAACCAGTTTTGGCAAAAGTTCCTGAAAAGTTAAGCAAACTCAGGTTGCTAGTAGCCCTTTTTACTGTCACTAATCCTGAATCAAAGTGGTCTCAGTTATGCCCACtgaattttttcccttttagcACTAAGTTGGAACCCTAATTTTTGAGATCTTTGTTAGTCTTTCCAACAAACAACTCAACTTCTATTATTAACCCAAAGCAGAAAGCAAAAACGAGCACATGAACATTTCCTGGACTCACCCTGAAGTTCTCAGGATCCACGTGAAGCTTGTCACAGTGCAGTTCACTCAGCTTAGCAAAGGTGTTCTTCAGGTTGTCCAAGTTCTTAATAGCATCTCCAAAGGAGGTCAGCACCTTCTTGCCATGGGATTTGACCTTGGGATTGCCCATTATagcagaggaagaggagagattGCCAAAATTGTCAAAGAACCTCTGGGTCCAGGGGTAGACGACCAGGAGCCTGTGGGATGGAATCAGAACAGGTGGAAAATCAGACAGTCTCAAGAATCTTGAGGAATTCCCTGGTCAATTTGTCAGGCTCATATTCACTGTCCTCTCCCATGCACTGAAACCTGATTCTTACCTGCCCAGGGCCTGGCCTCCAGCCTCCTCCACATCCACTTTGCTCCACAGGCTAGTGATGGCAGCCTTCTCCTCCCCAGAGAAATGCACCATGATGACAGGTCTGGGAGCGTACAGATGATCACAGAAGTGTCAGAAGCAGGTATGACCTGCTGCTGAACAGTGTGGCCTTTTATTCTTTACTGCTGAACTTCTGGCCCCTCGTTCCAATCCCAGTACTTTGAAGTCATTGGTCAAGGGTGAGCTGTGCCCCTCGGGGGTGGAGTCAGGTCAGTAAAGGGTCAGCAGTGAAGAATTACACTGAGTTTGTGATAATGTGTGTTAGTTTCTGAGACATCCTTCCTTTGTTGGCTCCTCCTCCATCCTCAGCACAGTTTTCCACTCATTTCCCCTTTTTGCCCTCTTCTGTCCCCATGTCATCCTCCAGGACAACACCcatctttccctttctccttctccaAGAAAGACCCATAAGGAGGAACTAAGCCCAAGATAGGGAAAGAGTTCcagtcaaaacaaaacagattgAATATTTGGGTTAAGGATGGTGACAAGGAGAAGAAGAGGGTCAAGGA from Manis pentadactyla isolate mManPen7 chromosome 9, mManPen7.hap1, whole genome shotgun sequence includes the following:
- the HBE1 gene encoding hemoglobin subunit epsilon, encoding MVHFSGEEKAAITSLWSKVDVEEAGGQALGRLLVVYPWTQRFFDNFGNLSSSSAIMGNPKVKSHGKKVLTSFGDAIKNLDNLKNTFAKLSELHCDKLHVDPENFRLLGNVLVVVLASHFGREFTPDVQASWQKLVAGVANALAHKYH